AAAGATGGAAGCCACCTTATCAGTGTCAAAGGAGTGACTTGATTTGGgctgcacatacataaatatcaaCGTCCCATAGAAGACAATGACCACTGTCAGGTGGGACCCACAAGTAGACAAAGCTTTCTGCCTGCCTTCAGCTGAATTCATCCTAAAAATGGCTATAAGAATGAGTAGATAAGAAAAGAGGAGTACCATGAGAGAGGAAACCAAATTAAACCCTGCTGAAATCaatattataatttcaatatCATGTGTATTAGAACAGAGCAATGATATTAAAGGGAGACTGTCACAGAAATGACTAATGATCTTGTAATCACAAAAAGGTAAAGCAAAAATTTTTATAGTTATCAGAAGTGAAATAATGACACTATAGAAATAAGGAACTGCGACTAGGACCCAGCATACCCTATGAGACATGATGACTGTATAGAGTAGAGGcttacagatggccacatagcggtcataggacaTTGCAGACAGAATAAAGAGTTCACAAATGatgaacacaagaaagaaagTTAACTGTATTGCACAAAGATGATTACTGATTGTATTCTGATTGACAACAAAATTTACCAGCATTTTGGGTCCCACAGCTGTAGAATAACCAAGATCAGTGATAGCCAGATGTCTGAGAAAGAAGTACATGGGTGTTTGCAGTCTGGAGTCCACCATGGTAAGGATGACCATGCCCATGTTACCCATGAGTGAGATGAGATAGATGATGAGAAACAATCCGAACAGTGGAGCCTGAAGC
The nucleotide sequence above comes from Mastomys coucha isolate ucsf_1 unplaced genomic scaffold, UCSF_Mcou_1 pScaffold15, whole genome shotgun sequence. Encoded proteins:
- the LOC116090428 gene encoding olfactory receptor 8K3-like, with the translated sequence MEKRNLTVVTEFILMGITDRPELQAPLFGLFLIIYLISLMGNMGMVILTMVDSRLQTPMYFFLRHLAITDLGYSTAVGPKMLVNFVVNQNTISNHLCAIQLTFFLVFIICELFILSAMSYDRYVAICKPLLYTVIMSHRVCWVLVAVPYFYSVIISLLITIKIFALPFCDYKIISHFCDSLPLISLLCSNTHDIEIIILISAGFNLVSSLMVLLFSYLLILIAIFRMNSAEGRQKALSTCGSHLTVVIVFYGTLIFMYVQPKSSHSFDTDKVASIFYTLIIPMLNPLIHSLRNKDVKYALERLWKVLGNIFS